The following proteins come from a genomic window of Melospiza georgiana isolate bMelGeo1 chromosome 3, bMelGeo1.pri, whole genome shotgun sequence:
- the TAGAP gene encoding T-cell activation Rho GTPase-activating protein: MPGPRAGGGSGDPAPEAPLKTVPSRRCSAPSLLFSKGLSKPWLPSASSREVKELWLDSLLGQTKGLKETRLSRAPPIKLLMKVLSSCNTSKTLNAGNMESLIECQTEADAKKCPLSIPADTEDRLCLSNADATKKRKKVISQSFTLRQSLTKRNSSGQLDLGGKIPLFGHPLAHICGEDDTLPQPVQDLLAILYMKGPSTEGIFRKTANEKARKELKEDLNKGGNVDLKSKSVHLLAVVLKDFLRNIPSKLLSADLYEKWMQALEKPSKQEKIEELKEVADKLPRPNLVLLKLLLSLLHHISQNAETNRMDSSNLAICIGPNLLSPGTDSALPLEVQKEMNDKVTVLVEFLINNCMEIFEGDIAFPACALAEESPEHTDSSTEQLCAAHQNDSAYDSPDPEAEGSPCTPEMEQAKGRSATVSRRYPTNVSAPSLTNFRNDISIMDRRYSESDLSFQNCLDDTIRKQRLNKSEDNFPVQQKLLWMEALEERLAGLPSQLSTDSLPKTSSSCSLESSDGSVFTSSPIVSPSSPKKTFLNRPQSFSTKATEDGSTPSREIKKHSMSFSFANRRKTLIKTQSWGPGKPMFFQRDSFTKKEDQFSCRIVQEGSCNDDKQLPVEYQQRPRLRSVDEVFREVDQKNPRRPPSYEEAVKNCLAAKVPSQNLTVQTLRLAASNQDVLLPYPCSHSAQDTAHMDLRDLRSARISATKDSDLETETFSITVGVNSRVNLPVTPGVYRMRAMSESCQKNKLEYVARRCSQPVFEVEQIQYAKESYV, translated from the exons TTCACGGGAGGTGAAGGAGCTCTGGCTGGATTCACTTCTTGG GCAAACAAAAGGACTGAAGGAAACCAGACTGTCCAGAGCTCCTCCAATCAAACTCCTAATGAAAGTGTTAAGCAGCTGTAATACT TCAAAGACACTCAATGCTGGGAACATGGAGAGTCTGATTGAGTGCCAGACAGAG GCTGATGCCAAGAAGTGTCCTCTGTCAATCCCAGCAGATACTGAAGACAGACTCTGCCTCTCCAATG CAGAtgcaacaaagaaaagaaagaaggtgATATCGCAGTCATTTACTCTGAGACAAAGCCTTACCAAAAGAAATTCCTCAGGACAGCTAGACTTGGGTGGCAAAATCCCTCTGTTTGGCCATCCTCTGGCACATATCTGTGGGGAAGATGACACACTGCCCCAGCCAGTCCAG gatcTCCTAGCCATATTATATATGAAAGGACCTTCTACTGAAGGGATATTCAGAAAAACTGCCAATGAGAAAGCACGAAAGGAGTTGAAGGAGGACCTAAACAAAGGCGGGAATGTTGATCTGAAAAGCAAATCTGTGCACCTGCTGGCAGTGGTTTTGAAG GATTTTCTCCGAAATATTCCCTCCAAACTCCTATCAGCTGACCTCTATGAGAAATGGATGCAAGCTCTAGAGAAGCCaagcaagcaagaaaaaatTGAAGAATTGAAAGA GGTGGCTGACAAGCTGCCGAGACCAAACCTCGTCTTGCTCAAGCTcttgctctctctgctccacCACATCAGCCAAAATGCTGAGACCAACAGGATGGACTCCAGCAACCTGGCCATCTGCATTGGCCCAAATCTGCTGAGCCCAGGCACGGACAGCGCGCTCCCGCTGGAAGTGCAGAAGGAGATGAACGACAAG GTGACAGTGCTGGTGGAGTTCCTCATAAACAACTGCATGGAAATATTTGAGGGGGACAttgccttccctgcctgtgccttgGCTGAGGAGtcaccagagcacacagacagcTCCACAG AACAACTCTGTGCAGCTCATCAGAATGACTCTGCCTATGACAGCCCAGATCCTGAAGCAGAAGGCAGCCCCTGTACCCCTGAAATGGAGCAGGCCAAAGGGAGGAGTGCTACTGTGAGCAGAAGATATCCAACAAATGtctctgccccttccctgaCTAATTTCAGAAATGACATCAGCATAATGGACAGGAGGTACTCAGAGTCAGACCTGTCCTTCCAGAACTGCCTTGATGACACAATAAGGAAACAAAGGCTAAACAAAAGTGAGGACAATTTTCCAGTTCAGCAGAAACTGCTATGGATGGAGGCACTGGAGGAACGTCTTGCAGGCTTACCTTCACAATTATCAACTGACTCTCTACCCAAAACATCCTCCAGTTGCTCCCTGGAGAGCTCTGATGGCTCAGTTTTCACCAGCTCCCCCATAGTTTCGCCCTCTAGTCccaaaaaaacctttttaaataGGCCTCAGTCCTTTTCCACCAAGGCCACTGAAGATGGCAGTACACCTAGCAGAGAGATCAAAAAGCATTCCATGTCATTCTCTTTTGCAAACCGCAGGAAAACACTAATAAAAACCCAGAGCTGGGGGCCTGGAAAACCCATGTTTTTTCAGAGGGACAGTTTCACAAAGAAAGAAGATCAGTTTTCCTGTAGAATTGTCCAGGAGGGCAGCTGTAATGATGACAAGCAATTGCCTGTGGAATATCAGCAAAGGCCCCGTCTCAGATCGGTTGATGAAGTGTTCAGAGAGGTAGACCAGAAAAACCCTAGAAGACCACCCTCTTATGAAGAGGCTGTTAAAAACTGCCTGGCTGCTAAAGTTCCCTCTCAAAATCTCACGGTTCAGACTCTGAGATTAGCAGCATCAAACCAGGATGTTTTGCTGCCTTATCCATGCAGCCACAGTGCACAGGACACAGCACATATGGATCTGAGGGATCTACGCAGTGCCAGAATTTCTGCAACAAAGGATTCTGACCTGGAAACTGAAACCTTCAGCATCACCGTAGGAGTAAACTCCCGTGTAAATTTACCCGTGACCCCAGGAGTCTACCGGATGAGAGCCATGTCTGAGTCTTGTCAAAAGAACAAACTTGAATATGTGGCTCGGAGGTGCAGCCAGCCAGTTTTTGAGGTGGAGCAGATCCAGTATGCTAAGGAGTCCTATGTATAA